The nucleotide sequence CCGGCGGACAGATCGCGACGGCGGTCGCCTACTGCGAAACCGACCCGGCGGTGCGCGGGGTGATCGCGTTGTACGCTCCCCATGACATGACTTTCGCCTGGGGCGTGTCACGGGAGGACGATGCCTTGAATTCGGTCAAATTGATGCGCCAGTATTTGGGCGGCCCGCCCGATACCCCCGAGCGGATTGCGCTTTATGAATCCGCCAGCGGACAGCAGCTGGCGGGGAGGCATTCACCGCCGACGTTGCTCGTACACGGCTACCCCGACCGGCTCGTCTGGTATCGGCACAGCCGGCGGCTGGCGGCACGGCTGGAGGAACTCGGGGTGCCGCACACGCACGTCGAGCTGCCGTGGGCGACGCATGCCTTCGACTACAATCCCGATGGGCCGGGTGGCCAGGTGGCGGATGCGGCGATCACGGAATTTCTCGATCGGGTCGGCCGGTAGACGGATGACGGCGCGGCGGTCGCGGTGCCACGGCGGGGTCCATCCTTCGCCAGGCCTACGGACGGCAGGCTGCCGTGGCTCCAGAAAGAAAAAGGCTACCGGCCCGCACCCTTGACCTTGGTGCGCACGCGCAGGAGGGCCTCGTCGGCGGTCATGTAGAACGTCATGTGGTCGGCGTCGCCGAAGGCGCAGTTGGCCGTGGCGCGACCGGTGAGGATCGAGCCGAGGTGTTTGCCCTCGGGGCTGAGGATGAGCACGCCGCCGGGTCCGGTGGTCCACACGTTGCCGTGCTCGTCCACCTTCAGCCCATCAAAGGCGCCGCGGCGACCCTGCTTCATCAGGGCGCTGCCATCGAAGAAAATCCGGCTGGAGGCGACGGTGCCGTCGGCGTTGAGCGCGTAGGCCTTGATCCAGGGTTCCTGGCCCTCGCTGCTGGCGACGTAGACGGTTTTCTCATCGACGGATAGCGCGACCCCGTTGGGGCGGTGCAACTCGCGGGCGATGACGGTGAGCTGGCCATCGGTGCCGAGGCGGAAAACACCTTGGAAAGGAATCTCCTGCTTGAGGTCACCCGGCAGGCCGTAGGGCGGGTCGGTGAAGAACAGGTTGCCCGCGCGGTCGAAGCAGAGGTCGTTCGGGCTGCTGAAGCGGCTGCCCTCGAAGCGATCCACCACGGTCTCAAAGCTCTTACCGTCGGCGGCGAGACGGGCAACGCGGCGGTCGCCGTGCTGGCAGAGCGTCAGCCGGCCTGCTGGGTCGAGCGTGAGGCCGTTGGAGCCGCGCTCGCGGCCATTGTATTGGGTGCCGGTGAAGCCGCTCGGTTCGAGGAAAACGGAGATACCTTCGCCGTCCTTCCAGCGGTAGACGCGGTTCTCGGGCACGTCGCTGAAAAGCAGGGCGCCCTGGGCCGGCACCCAGATGGGGCCCTCCGACCAGTTGAAGCCGGAGGCGAGGTGCTCGATGACGACATCGGCGGCAAGGAGCGCGTCGAGGGCCGGGTCCAGCCGCTCGATGGTGGCCTTGGCATCCTTGGGGTAAGGTGCGGCGGACGAGGTGATCGGGGCGGGGGCGGCGGTGAGCATGACGGCGGCGGTGGTGAACGAGGCCAGGACAACGGGGGGTAGTTTCATGGGGTGGGGATGCGCCGATGATGCATCATTCGGCGGGCCGCGCAAGCGGGAGGCGCGTCACGCGCGCGGCCCGCTTGCCTTGGACATTCTAAGGAAGAGGCTTGCTTCCTGCCTTAGAATGTCTAGGTATAGGGCATGGCCGCCAAATCCGACCTCCTCCAGGGCACCCTCGACATGCTGGTGCTCCGCGTCCTCAGCCGCGGCGAACTGCACGGTTGGGGTATCACCCAGAAGCTCGAGCAGCTCTCCCGGAGCGCGCTCCAGGTGGACGAGGGCTCGCTCTATCCTTCGCTTTACCGGATGGAGGAGAAGGGCTGGATCGAGGCCGAGTGGAAGCTGACCGAGAAGAACCGGCGGGCGAAATACTACACGCTGACCCGCGCCGGCCGCAAACAGCTGGAGGTGGAGCAGGCCGGCTGGGACCGCATGACGGCGATCATCGCCCAGGTGATGCAGGGGGCCTGAGGTTAAGGGAAGGAGATCCAAACATGAAATTCTTCCGCAAACTCCGCGCGCTCTTGCGCAAAAGCCAGCTCGAGGCCGACATGGCCGAGGAGATGCGGTTTCACCTCGAACAACGCGCGGCGGACCATGCGGCCGACGGCCTGCCGCCCGAAGAGGCGCGTTACGCGGCGCAGCGCCGCTTCGGCAACGTGGCGAGCCTGCAGGAGCAGGCGCGGGAGGGGCGGGGGTGGCGTGGGCTGGAAAATTTCCTGATGGATCTGCGGCTGGGCGGGCGGTCACTGCTGAAATCCCCCGGCTTCACCCTCGCCGCCGGCCTCACGCTGGCGCTGGGCATCGGGGCCAACACCGCCATGTTCAGTGTGCTGAACGGCATCATGCTGAAGCCGCTGCCGTATGCGGAGAACGCGCGGTTGGAGAGCATCCATCGCGTCACGGCCCATGATCCCGAGGGCGAGTTCTCGGTCGCCGACTTCCTCGATTTGCAGCGCGCGGCGGGCGGCTACGGCGAGGTCGCCGCCTTTGCCGGGGGCGATGTCAGCCTCGCGGAATCCGGCCAACCGGCCGAGCTGGCCGACGCCATCCGGATCACGCCGAATTTCTTTTCGCTGCTCGGGTTCCGCCCGCAGGCCGGCCGCGATTTCCGGACGGATGAAGCCGTGCCCGGACAGGATCGCATTCTCATCATCAGCGAGCGGTGCTGGCAAAAACGCTTCGGTGGCCGGGCCGACATCATCGGCCGCACCGTCCGCGTGGACGGGGAACCGCACGAGATCGTCGGCGTGCTGCCGGCCACGTTCAACGACTGGCGTCATCTCGGCTGGGTTGACCTGTTCCGGCCGCTCGCTTTCGCCGGGGACAAGCCGGCCGACCGGCGGAGCGAGGAACTGACCCTCATCGGCCGGCGGGCGGCCGGGGTGTCCGCCGAGGACGCCGCGGCCTTCATCGCCGCCTTCGGGGCTCGGCTCGCGGCGGATTTACCGGCGATCCACGCCGGGACTTCGTGGCGCTCCACTTCTCTTCACGCCACGGCCGTGGGCCGGAGCGGACCCTCGTCGCTGGCGATGCTGATCGGTTTGTCCGGCTTTGTGCTGCTGATCGCCTGTTCCAATCTGGCGAATCTCCTCCTCGCGCGCACGATGGCCCGCGCGCGGGAGTTCGCGGTGCGCGCGGCCATGGGGGCTTCCCGGGTCCAACTGCTGCGCCCGCTGATTGCCGAGTCGCTACTACTGGCGGCGGCAGGCGGCAGCGGCGCGCTGCTCGTCGCCGTGTGGGTGCGCGACTGGCTCGCCCTCCGCTCCACGGGCGACAACGGCGAGCAGGTTTTCTTCGCCCTGGACGGCCGCGTGCTCGGCTGGGCGCTGGCGGCCTCCCTCGCCACGGTGCTCGCCTTCGGGCTGGCGCCCGCGCTGTTCGCCCTGCGGCTCGATCTGAACGGCACGCTGAAAAGCGCGGCGCGCGGCGCGACGGGCGGTCGCGGGCATCAGCGTTTCCGCAGTTTTCTCATCGTCGGCCAGTTTGCCCTCGCGATGGTGCTGTTGGCGGGCGCCGCCCTTTTTATCCGCGGGCTCGACGACCTGAACCACCGGCGCGCCGGCTGGAGTTCCGAGCAACTCGTCACCGGGAACTTCGTGCTCCCGGCGGCTGGTTACGGCGACGCGGCCAAAATCACCGCCTTCCACCGGCTCGCGGTGGAACGCCTCGAGGGGTTGCCCGGGGTCGCCTCGGCCAGCCTCTCGACCGTTGCGCCGTTCTTCCGCTGGTCGGACTCGCGCCGCTTTGTGGTCGCCGGGCGCGACCTGCCACCCCGCGGCCAGGAACCGGCCGCCGTGGTCAATTGCATTACGCCCCGCTATTTTGAAACCGTCGGCACCCGCCTGCTCGCGGGCCGGGCCTTTGGCGGGCAGGACACCGCCGCCGCCCCGATCGTTTTCATCATCAACCAGGCCATGGCGACGGGCTTGTTCGGAGCCGAGGATCCGATCGGTCGCCGGCTCGCGCAAGCCGGGGGCGACACGCTGGTGTGGGGCGAGATCGTCGGTGTCGTGGCCGACGTGAAATCCATCTCCCCCGACCCGGGCCCGGTGGACTACCAGGTGTACCAGCCCATGGCGCAGGAGCCGGGCCTGGCCTGCGAGCTCACGGTGCGCGTGGCCGAGGGGGCGCCCGCGGTGCTCCTCGATGCCATCCGTACCACGGTCACCGGGCTCGATCCCGACCTGCCGCTGCGCAAGCTCCAGACCGCGGACGCCCGGATCAATCGGGCCAATTACCAGCTCGGGGTCCTGCGCGACATGCTCACCGGTTTCGCCCTGCTGGGCCTGGGTCTGGCCTGTCTCGGGGTTTACGGCGTCATCGCGCGCACCATGGCGCAGCGCACGGGCGAGTTCGCCATCCGGCTCGCCCTGGGCGCGAGCGTGCGGGACATCACGCGCATCGTGCTGGGCAACGGCATCAAGCTGGCGCTGCTGGGCTCGGCCGTCGGGCTGCTGGGCGCCTTCGGGGTCGCGCGGCTCATCGCCACCGGGTTTCCGGGTATGCAGCTGAACAGCCTGCCGGTGCTCGTCGGTGCCACCCTCTTGTTGACGGCGGTCGCGCTGCTCGCCTGCTGGCTGCCGGCGCGGCGAGCGGGCCGGATTGATCCCATGCTCGCGCTACGGGCGGAGTGAAGCCGTGCCGGTCCCCCGCCGGCCGGGCTCTCACCACGCGCAGCGCACGCCGCCGAGCACGAGGCGCGGGGTGCCGGTGTTCACCAGGCCGTCGGCGCTGCGGCCGGTCTCGATGCGTTCGTCGGTGAGGTTCTCGGCATTGAGGAATAACTCCACCTTTTCGGTGAGCTGATAACTCGCGCCGAGATCGACGATCAGCGCGGCTCCGAGGCGCAGCAGGTTTTCGTCGTCCTCGAACTGCCGGCCCAGGAAACGCACGCGCGGGGTGAGGGTGACAGCCCGGGCCGGGGACCAGGACGCCCCGAAGGCGGCGACGTGCTGCGGTACCTGGGCGAGGCGCCGGCCGGCGAGGGCCGGGGCGGCGCGGGCCACGCGTACGGTGGCATCGTTGTACAGGTAGTCGGCGGTGAGCGAGAGGGCGGCGGCCGGCGTCCATCGGGCCCAAAGCTCGAGGCCCTGCACGCGCGTGCGGTCGAGGTTCAGCCGCTGGCGGCCGAGCCCGCCGGCCGGCACGAAGCCAACGATAGGGAAGGAGCCGGGGCCGCGGTGGAGCGTGACGTTGCCGACGGCGTCACGCAGGTCATTCCAGAATACGGCCGCGCCGAGGGCGAGGGTGGGGCTGGCGTAGTCGACGCCGAGCTCGGCGCTGGTGGCGCGCTCGGTGGCCAGAGCGGCGTTGGCCTCAGTGATCACATTGCCGACGCGGAACGGGCGGTAGAGTTCGTTGAGCGTGGGGCGGCGGAAGGCATGCTGCGCGGCAGCGCGCACGCGCCAACCGGGGGCGGCGGCCCACACCAGGCCGGCGCTGGGGGAGAATTCCACGCCGTCGCGGTCGGCGTAGGTGTCGTGGCGCAGGACGTTGCCGGTGGCGCGCTCGGTCTCGCGGCGGTGGCCGGCGAGTTCGCGCCAGGCATCGAGCCGGCCGCCGAGGGTTGCGCGAAGACCGGGGGCAAGCGCACGTTCGTGCAGGGCGAAGAGTCCGGCGATTTCCTGCGTGCCGCCCGCGACACGCTCGCGGGTAAAAGCGCCGGCGCTGTAGGTATAATGTTCGCGGGTCTCACCGCGCACGCGGCGCCAGTCGAGGCCGGCGCTGGTGCGGGCGTCGGGCGTGCTCTTCCAGACGCCCGTCCACGCCGCCCCGTATGCGGTGGCGGGCACGGCAAACTGGTTGCTGGCGGGGGTCTCGGCGGTGCGGGTGGGGTTGACCGAGCTGAAGGTGCTGGCGAACGACTGGTCCTGCGCGTAGGCGAGGGCCTCCCACGCGAAATCGGCGCCCGGTTGCCGGGCGAGGCTCACCGAGGCAAAATCCTCGCGGGATGAGTTTTGTTGGTAGGGCGTGCCGTTGTTCCGGTCCTCGTCGTAGGTGCGGGCGGTCACGCTGAGCTGGGTGCCCGGCGAAATTTCCTGCCGCCAGCGGCCGGCGAACCAGCGGTGCTCGCTGGCGGCGGGCCGGTCAATCGCCCCGCGATCCTCGGGGGTGACGAGATGGAATCCATCCGTCGCGAAATCGCGGGCCGAAAACTGGAAGGTGCCGGCCCCCACGGGCTGGTTGACGACGACCTCGGCGCGGTGGGTCGCGAAGGAACCACCCGCGACCGCGAGCCGCCCGGCGGGAATTCCCCTTGATGAGTCACGTGTTGGCGCGGTCTCGGTGAGCAGCTGCACGATGCCACCCAAGGCGGCGTTGCCCCAGGCGGTGGCGCCGCCGCCGCGCACGACCTCGGCGCCGGCGAGGGCCTCGCGGGGCACCTTGCTCCACGCCACCCAGCCACCGAAGGGATCGTTGAGGGGCACGCCGTCGAGCAACACGAGCGAGCGGCTGGCGCCGCTGGGTCCCAGCCCGCGCAGCGACACGCCCTGCGCGGTGGGATTGGCGGAGAGGCTGTCGCTACGGCGGAACAGGCTGAAGCCCGGCACGGCGCGCAGCGCCCCATCGGGGGTGGCGGCCGGGCTGGCGCGCAGCTGGTCGCCGGAAAGGAGCGCGACGGAGAACGGCACCTGATCCGGGGCCTCGGCCGTGCGGGCGGCGCTGATGACCACCGTCGGCAGCACGATCGTCTGGGCGGCCAGCGGGAGCCCGCCGGCGAGGGCGAGCAACAGGAGAACGGGCCGGAGCGGGGCGGAAGGCATGCGTGCCGGCAACCTGCCCGGTATCGCGGCCGTGGCAAGTGCGGGCCGGGCCGGACCGGGATGAATAAATAGGCTCGCCTCGGCCCCGGCGTTGCGGGATGGCTGTCGTCCTATGTCCAACTGGGAATACAAGATCATCAGCAGCGGCAAGGGTGGCTTCGCGAGCCCGGCGCTGATGGAGAAATTTCTGAACGACCTCGGGCAGGAAAACTGGGAGATCATCAGCTTCCACCAACCCGCCGACAACGCACTGGCCTTCCACGGCCTCGCGCGCCGCTCCACGCAAAAGGACTGGACGCTGGAGGACGCCGCCAAGGCGGCCGCCCGCGCCGAGGCCGACAAGCTCCGCGCGGAGTTCGAAGCCAAGTTCAAGGCCGGCGCCGGCCAGGCCGCGCCGGAGGAACCGGGCGAGACCTTCCTCGCCGATGAAAAAACCGTCGCCGGCGGTGATCTCCGCCGCCTCCGCGACACCTCGCGCGACGACGACCTCGACGCCCCCGAGGCCGAGGAGGGCGCCGCGCCGAAGGACGAGTGGGACAAGCTCGCCGAGGAAGACGAGCTGCCGACCTTCTTCGATGCCCTGCGCCCGCACATGCGGCGCAACCAGCGCGGCCCCGGCATGAGCGTGGGCCTCGATATGCTCGCCAAGAAATGGTCGCTCGACGAGTCCGACCTCAAGACCGCGCTCGTGGAGTGCGGCCTGCAGATCCCCGCCGACGAGAACGCCAAGCCCGTCTACGCCGAGTACGAGGGCGAACTCTACTGGGTGAACATCAACCGCCGCGGCGAGATCTGGATCAACCTGCGGGACAAGCCGCAGCCCGTCTTCCGCGTCGTTCAGGCCAAGCGCCTGGAAGGCCAGGACGAGCCCGCCGCGCCAGAAGCGGCCGGGATTGAAAATGGGGGCGGGAATTTGCCTCCCGACGGATCAGGCTCCGATAATTTCTCCGGCCAGCAGGCTTTCGTCCCCCGCGAGCAGCGGCCGCAAAACCAGCCGCGGCACGAGCACCCGCAGGAGCCGCGCGGCCCGAAGACCTTCCTCGACAAGATCCGCGGCATGATGCGGCGCAACCGCCGGGGCCACGGCATGTCGGGCAGTTTCCAATACCTCACCAAGGCCCTGAAGACGGACGAGGCCGGTTTGCTGGCGCAGCTGGGCGAACACGGCTTGGCGCTCGTCGAGGGCGGCCAGCCGGTCGAGACCGTCGCCGGCGACTTCACCTACTGGCTCAACAAGAACCAGCGCGGCGAAATCTGGATCAACGCGGAGCTCAAGCGGAAGGACCGTGGCCCGAGGACGGAAAACCCGGTTTCGCCCGGCCCTGATGCGGCGAGCGGCGAACCGCAACCGGCGGGGGCGGTGGAAGCACCGGCTCCTGGCGCCGAGGGCGCGGCCCCCGGGGCTTCGTCCACGGAGACCCCGGCGCAACCGTCACCGGGCGAGACGAACCCGGCGCCCGTTGCGACGCTCCCGCCCGAGAACACCCTCACCGCGGTCCGCCTCCTCATGGAGCCGAAGAAGCGCGGCGAGGGCGTGACCGCCCTCGTGAGCGAACTCGCGACCAAGCTGGAGAAGACTTCCGAGGTCATGGCCACGGTGCTGGCCGCGGCGGGCCTGACGCCGCCGGACTCCCCGAAGGGCAAACCGACCTTCGCCGAGCACGGCGGCGAGCTCTACTGGCTCAACGTGAGCGCCAAGGGCGAGCTGTGGCTCAACGCCAAGCCGGTGGCCGCCACCAAGAAAGCCCGCGGGAAGAAATCCGCGGAATAAGGGGCGCCGTTCACGCCGGCCCGGCCGGCTAGAACGGCGCGATCGTGCCCTGATAGAAGGGCGCGAGCGCGGCGAGCTGGTCGGCGATGAGCCGGTCGGGGCGGCAACGGGGCAGCTTGCTCGCGCTGGAGACCTTGCCCTGCTCGTGCGCCCAGCGCTCAAACAGGCCGGGCATCACGAGACGGATCAAGGGGAGGCCGAGCGCACCGGACGCCCGCCGCTGCGCATAGTCGGGATGGTGGTGGCAGAGCTCGGCGTCGAGTTCGGGGGCCAGCACATTGGCCATCGGGGTGCGCATCGAGTGCGTGCGCAGCTCGATCCACCACTCGTGGACCTGCGCCTTCTGGCCGGCGCCTAGTCGCTGGGCATAGGGCGCGACATGGAACGAGATCGGCGCCCAGCCATTGCGTTGGCAGACGGCCTGCAACGCCGCCAGCAGGTCGCGCTCCGTGAGGCGTTCGCCCTGGGCATTGAGCCGGAAGCCGGTGCGACCGACCACCTGCAGCCGCGGCGGATTGACGGACACGAAGCGCACGATGTCGTGGGTGACGCAGCGGCAAAGCCCGGCCGGCGTGGTGATCACCGGTACATAATCGACTCCGGTCCGGATCCCCTCGAGGGGGACGCAAGGCGTGCCCGTCAGGTCGGGTCCGACCTCGCCGGAGGCGGGCAGGGGCAAGAATTCGAAGAACACACCGGCATCCGCGATCAGCCGCAAGGCGGCCGGACTGGCCTCGTCTTGCGCGGCGAAAACGCCCTCGGCGGAAAGGTAAACCTCGTGCAGCCGCGGCTTGGGTCCCAGGGCGGCGCGCAGCGCCTCGGTGAACAGGCCGGTGGGGGCGCCCGCATGCAGGCAGCACTCAAGGTTGGGCCAGAGGGTGGCGAGCGGCGCGGTGGGTTCGGTGCCGCCGGCGTCCGCCCGCACCTGGTCGGCCAGGGCGCAGAGTCGGTCCGGGGTGCCGGCGACCAGGGTGACATTGAGGGCGCGCATCGCCGCGACCGTGGCGGCGAGCTTGTCGGGCCCGTCGGGCAGCACGGCCACCTCGCCGGGCGGGGAGCGCAAGTTGGCTTCGGCCCAAGCGGAGACACAGAGCGTTAACAAACCGTCGAGGCTGGTGCGGTACCGGCCTTGGTTCTCGGCGACGGCGATGCTGGCGCCGAGGTGCAGGTGCCGGCCGAGGAACACGCGGGTGTGCCCGGCGCGGCGGGCGTAGTGAAACAGGGCATCGCGCAGGCCCAGGCAGAAATGGTCGAGCACCGCCTCGGGCGCGGGCAGAAGGAGGGGCGACGGGCCGGTCGTCCCGGCGGTCTCGACAAACAAGGGGCAGCGTCCCGGCAGGAGCACGTCGGTCTCGCCGGCGGCCATGCGCGTGATGAAGGGCTGGAACCCGCTAAGCGTCCGGAGCGGGACCTGGGCGCAAAACTGCGCGTAAGTCAGGGTGGCGGCCAGCCCGTGGGCGCGGCCGAATTCCGTGCGGGCGGACTGGGCCACGAGCCGCGCGAAGGCCTGGTGCTGGGCACGGAGGTCGTGGTCGCGCCGCTTGAGCCGGCGGGCGAACCCGGCCACGCGCAGACCAGCCCAAAGGGTGACGAGAAAGCGAGGCGCCAGCGTCATGCGTGGCGTGACCATGGACGGCGGCGGGCGGGAGGTCACTGGGATTCTGGGGGCAGGGTGAATTTTCCCGCCGGACCCGGGTGGGGCCGCGCCCGTGGTATTGGATTGCCGGGCGGGCGGTTCGGGTCGAAAACCCGCCTGTGCCATCGCTGCCCCCCGTCATTTTCGAGGATGAGAGCCTCATCGCGTTCGACAAACCGAGCGGGTTGCTCATCGCCCCGGACCGGTGGGACAAGACGCGGGTCAACCTGATGGGGCTGGTGCACGACCAGCTGGGCCACGGGGTGGCCAACGTGCACCGGATCGACGCCGACACGAGCGGCCTGGTGCTTTGCGCCAAGACCAAGCCGGCCCTGGATTTTCTCAGCGGGCAATTCCAATCGAAGACCGTGGCGAAGGTCTATGAGGCGCTCACCGCCGGGCTGCCGGCGCAGGATGAGTTCGAGGTGGACCTCGTGTTGAAGGAGGATGACGCGAAGCCCGGACGGATGTGCGTGGTGAAGAAGCACGGCAAGGCGAGTGTCACGGCGTTCACGGTCCGCGCGCGGTTTCCGCAGCCGGCGGGGCGGCCGGCCTTTGCCCATCTCGAGTGCCGGCCGCAGACCGGCCGCACCCACCAGATCCGCGTGCACCTGGCGGCGACCGGCACGCCGATCCTCAACGATCCTTTCTACGGCAACGAGACCCGGCTGCTGCTCTCCGATCTCAAGCGCGGGTACAAGGGACGCGCCGACGAGCGTCCCCTCATCGCCCGGCTCGCCCTGCATGCTGCGGCGTTGACCTTCACCCACCCGGTCACGCGCGAGAAAATGACCCTGGCCGCCCCGTTGCCGCAGGATTTCGCCGTGGCGTTGAAATATCTCCAGAAGTTTGCCCGGCGCTGACGGCATATTACAGTTGTCCGGCCCCGTCCGAGGGGGTATCACATTCGCCTTCAGCCCGCGATGAATGCCTATCCCGTCCCTTCGCTCAACCCGTGGTTTCCTCCGGCCGCCACCGATGCGCCCGCGCCCCGGCCGCTGCGGGCCATCGGCGTGATCGGCACGGGGCGCACGGCCACGGGGATCGCCCACTGGTGCGCCGTCCGCGGCTTCGGGGTGATTCTGCAGGACAACGAGCCGGCGGCCCTGACGCGCGCGGTTGAGGTGATCCGCGGCCTGTTCCGCGAGATGGAGGCGCGCAACGAGATCACACACGCGGCCGCGCACAAGGCCATGGGCGGGATCGGCATCACGACCGGCCTGGAGGACATGGAATTTTGCGACATGCTGGTCGACACCCTGCTGGAGGATGCGGAGACCAAGCGCACCCGGTTCACTGAGCTGGCGCGGGTCATGCCCCCCGAGAGCATCCTGGCGGCGGGGGCCTCGGTGGCCGGCCTGGAGGAGCTCGTGGCGGTGACGGCCACACCCGAGCGGCTCATCGGCCTGCAGTTTTTTGATCCGGTCCACGAAAGCACGCAGGTGCAGGTGGTCATCGGCTCGCGGACCGCGCGGGCGACGGCGGAAAGCGTGCTCGGCTTCATCGCCGCGCTGGACAAGCGGGCCATGCTCCAGGGCGCCCCGCGCCCCCCGGCTTGAGGCGTCGAGAAATGCATTGCAGTCCGGGACCGATTCCCGGCTAATTTCGACCACACCCGCCCATGGCCCAGGTCGCGACCCTCAACAAAGAACAGAAGCGCCACCTGCTGGTGACGATGCTCGAGAGCCGTCTCGGCGATCTGCGCGAGGAGAGCCTTAACCGTCAGGGCAAGGGGCACTTCCACGTTTCCGGCCGCGGGCATGAAGGCCTGGCCGCCGTGGGCGTGCAGTTGCGGCAGGGCGACTTTGTCGTGCCGTACTACCGTGATCGCGGCATGTGCATGGGGCGGGGGATGACCACCCGGCACCTCGCCCTCGAGTATTTTGCCAAGCGCGATTCCGCCTCCCGCGGCCGGATGATGCCGTCGCACTATTGCTCCCGCGAACTCAACATCGTGAGCGTGCCCACCCCGACCGGCTCCCAGCTGGTGCCGGCGTGCGGTATCGCCTGGGGCCTGCAGCTGGACCAGAAGGACGGCGTGGTGGTGACCTCGATCGGCGATGCCGCGACCCGGCAGGGTGATTTCTACGAGGCCCTCAGCATCGCCCTGGAGCGGAAGCTGCCGGTGCTGCTCATCGTGGAGGACAACGCCTAC is from Lacunisphaera limnophila and encodes:
- a CDS encoding TonB-dependent receptor, which codes for MPSAPLRPVLLLLALAGGLPLAAQTIVLPTVVISAARTAEAPDQVPFSVALLSGDQLRASPAATPDGALRAVPGFSLFRRSDSLSANPTAQGVSLRGLGPSGASRSLVLLDGVPLNDPFGGWVAWSKVPREALAGAEVVRGGGATAWGNAALGGIVQLLTETAPTRDSSRGIPAGRLAVAGGSFATHRAEVVVNQPVGAGTFQFSARDFATDGFHLVTPEDRGAIDRPAASEHRWFAGRWRQEISPGTQLSVTARTYDEDRNNGTPYQQNSSREDFASVSLARQPGADFAWEALAYAQDQSFASTFSSVNPTRTAETPASNQFAVPATAYGAAWTGVWKSTPDARTSAGLDWRRVRGETREHYTYSAGAFTRERVAGGTQEIAGLFALHERALAPGLRATLGGRLDAWRELAGHRRETERATGNVLRHDTYADRDGVEFSPSAGLVWAAAPGWRVRAAAQHAFRRPTLNELYRPFRVGNVITEANAALATERATSAELGVDYASPTLALGAAVFWNDLRDAVGNVTLHRGPGSFPIVGFVPAGGLGRQRLNLDRTRVQGLELWARWTPAAALSLTADYLYNDATVRVARAAPALAGRRLAQVPQHVAAFGASWSPARAVTLTPRVRFLGRQFEDDENLLRLGAALIVDLGASYQLTEKVELFLNAENLTDERIETGRSADGLVNTGTPRLVLGGVRCAW
- a CDS encoding SMP-30/gluconolactonase/LRE family protein; protein product: MKLPPVVLASFTTAAVMLTAAPAPITSSAAPYPKDAKATIERLDPALDALLAADVVIEHLASGFNWSEGPIWVPAQGALLFSDVPENRVYRWKDGEGISVFLEPSGFTGTQYNGRERGSNGLTLDPAGRLTLCQHGDRRVARLAADGKSFETVVDRFEGSRFSSPNDLCFDRAGNLFFTDPPYGLPGDLKQEIPFQGVFRLGTDGQLTVIARELHRPNGVALSVDEKTVYVASSEGQEPWIKAYALNADGTVASSRIFFDGSALMKQGRRGAFDGLKVDEHGNVWTTGPGGVLILSPEGKHLGSILTGRATANCAFGDADHMTFYMTADEALLRVRTKVKGAGR
- a CDS encoding GH3 family domain-containing protein, giving the protein MTLAPRFLVTLWAGLRVAGFARRLKRRDHDLRAQHQAFARLVAQSARTEFGRAHGLAATLTYAQFCAQVPLRTLSGFQPFITRMAAGETDVLLPGRCPLFVETAGTTGPSPLLLPAPEAVLDHFCLGLRDALFHYARRAGHTRVFLGRHLHLGASIAVAENQGRYRTSLDGLLTLCVSAWAEANLRSPPGEVAVLPDGPDKLAATVAAMRALNVTLVAGTPDRLCALADQVRADAGGTEPTAPLATLWPNLECCLHAGAPTGLFTEALRAALGPKPRLHEVYLSAEGVFAAQDEASPAALRLIADAGVFFEFLPLPASGEVGPDLTGTPCVPLEGIRTGVDYVPVITTPAGLCRCVTHDIVRFVSVNPPRLQVVGRTGFRLNAQGERLTERDLLAALQAVCQRNGWAPISFHVAPYAQRLGAGQKAQVHEWWIELRTHSMRTPMANVLAPELDAELCHHHPDYAQRRASGALGLPLIRLVMPGLFERWAHEQGKVSSASKLPRCRPDRLIADQLAALAPFYQGTIAPF
- a CDS encoding PadR family transcriptional regulator, which produces MAAKSDLLQGTLDMLVLRVLSRGELHGWGITQKLEQLSRSALQVDEGSLYPSLYRMEEKGWIEAEWKLTEKNRRAKYYTLTRAGRKQLEVEQAGWDRMTAIIAQVMQGA
- a CDS encoding RluA family pseudouridine synthase; this encodes MPSLPPVIFEDESLIAFDKPSGLLIAPDRWDKTRVNLMGLVHDQLGHGVANVHRIDADTSGLVLCAKTKPALDFLSGQFQSKTVAKVYEALTAGLPAQDEFEVDLVLKEDDAKPGRMCVVKKHGKASVTAFTVRARFPQPAGRPAFAHLECRPQTGRTHQIRVHLAATGTPILNDPFYGNETRLLLSDLKRGYKGRADERPLIARLALHAAALTFTHPVTREKMTLAAPLPQDFAVALKYLQKFARR
- a CDS encoding ABC transporter permease, producing MKFFRKLRALLRKSQLEADMAEEMRFHLEQRAADHAADGLPPEEARYAAQRRFGNVASLQEQAREGRGWRGLENFLMDLRLGGRSLLKSPGFTLAAGLTLALGIGANTAMFSVLNGIMLKPLPYAENARLESIHRVTAHDPEGEFSVADFLDLQRAAGGYGEVAAFAGGDVSLAESGQPAELADAIRITPNFFSLLGFRPQAGRDFRTDEAVPGQDRILIISERCWQKRFGGRADIIGRTVRVDGEPHEIVGVLPATFNDWRHLGWVDLFRPLAFAGDKPADRRSEELTLIGRRAAGVSAEDAAAFIAAFGARLAADLPAIHAGTSWRSTSLHATAVGRSGPSSLAMLIGLSGFVLLIACSNLANLLLARTMARAREFAVRAAMGASRVQLLRPLIAESLLLAAAGGSGALLVAVWVRDWLALRSTGDNGEQVFFALDGRVLGWALAASLATVLAFGLAPALFALRLDLNGTLKSAARGATGGRGHQRFRSFLIVGQFALAMVLLAGAALFIRGLDDLNHRRAGWSSEQLVTGNFVLPAAGYGDAAKITAFHRLAVERLEGLPGVASASLSTVAPFFRWSDSRRFVVAGRDLPPRGQEPAAVVNCITPRYFETVGTRLLAGRAFGGQDTAAAPIVFIINQAMATGLFGAEDPIGRRLAQAGGDTLVWGEIVGVVADVKSISPDPGPVDYQVYQPMAQEPGLACELTVRVAEGAPAVLLDAIRTTVTGLDPDLPLRKLQTADARINRANYQLGVLRDMLTGFALLGLGLACLGVYGVIARTMAQRTGEFAIRLALGASVRDITRIVLGNGIKLALLGSAVGLLGAFGVARLIATGFPGMQLNSLPVLVGATLLLTAVALLACWLPARRAGRIDPMLALRAE
- a CDS encoding 3-hydroxyacyl-CoA dehydrogenase family protein, with the translated sequence MNAYPVPSLNPWFPPAATDAPAPRPLRAIGVIGTGRTATGIAHWCAVRGFGVILQDNEPAALTRAVEVIRGLFREMEARNEITHAAAHKAMGGIGITTGLEDMEFCDMLVDTLLEDAETKRTRFTELARVMPPESILAAGASVAGLEELVAVTATPERLIGLQFFDPVHESTQVQVVIGSRTARATAESVLGFIAALDKRAMLQGAPRPPA